In Flavobacterium sp. N1736, the following are encoded in one genomic region:
- a CDS encoding bestrophin family ion channel: protein MRYVLGKIKVELGLVMAYTILFEIFHHYFINISVDIPIAIPTMVGTIISLLLAFKSNQAYDRWWEARIIWGSIVNESRTLIRQVLTFYKDPNFSVEANDFKENFTKRQIAWCYSLGQALRNKDAIKPIKNFISEEELNFVKNHQNIPNAILLLHARDLRNAKKDKRFNTYQQVEIDNTLTRLCDAMGKCERIKNTIFPTTYSMYIRMTLCLFIILLPFGLIDLLSWFAIPLITIIGGTFFLIEKMAIHLQDPFENRPTDTPVTTIANAIEKNLMQMLNEFQVEFDIIKEFDLKPEAKTLTGKEYFVL from the coding sequence ATGAGGTACGTTCTCGGAAAAATTAAAGTGGAATTAGGTCTTGTAATGGCTTACACCATATTATTTGAAATTTTTCACCATTATTTCATCAATATTTCAGTAGATATTCCAATTGCTATTCCCACAATGGTAGGAACAATTATATCTCTATTACTTGCCTTCAAATCAAATCAGGCTTATGACAGATGGTGGGAAGCAAGAATTATTTGGGGATCAATTGTAAATGAATCCAGAACGCTGATTAGACAAGTATTAACGTTTTATAAAGACCCTAATTTTTCGGTAGAAGCAAATGATTTCAAAGAAAATTTCACCAAAAGACAAATCGCTTGGTGTTACAGTTTAGGGCAGGCTTTGCGAAATAAAGATGCCATAAAACCAATTAAAAATTTTATTAGCGAAGAAGAACTGAATTTTGTAAAAAACCATCAGAATATTCCAAATGCGATACTTTTATTGCACGCCAGAGATTTAAGAAACGCCAAAAAAGACAAGCGTTTTAATACGTATCAACAAGTAGAAATTGATAATACTTTGACCAGATTATGTGATGCAATGGGAAAATGTGAGCGTATTAAAAACACCATTTTTCCAACAACATACAGTATGTATATCAGAATGACATTGTGTTTGTTTATTATTTTATTGCCTTTTGGATTAATCGATTTATTAAGCTGGTTTGCAATTCCGTTAATTACAATTATTGGAGGAACCTTCTTTTTGATCGAAAAAATGGCAATCCACTTGCAGGATCCTTTCGAAAACAGACCAACAGATACGCCTGTTACCACAATTGCAAACGCAATTGAAAAGAATTTAATGCAAATGCTAAACGAATTTCAGGTTGAGTTTGATATCATCAAAGAATTTGACCTAAAACCGGAAGCTAAAACACTTACCGGAAAAGAGTACTTTGTTCTTTAA
- a CDS encoding PLP-dependent aminotransferase family protein, whose translation MRNSNYLYLQFADRIEKQIKSGVLSVGDKLPSIREVCAETGYSMSTVSKAYYEVESRSLIESRPQSGYYVSNTSARIITEPSPSSPALKSLNIDREDLIDQVYRNMTDKNITMLSLGFPANELLPIAKLNKGIIQATRQLPNSGTSYEEVQGNLNLRREIARWSFTWGGSLTENDIITTPGCTSAISHCLMTLTKPGDTIITESPAYFGILQLAKSLGLYIMELPTNMTTGIELDALKKALATKKVKLCLLMSNFSNPSGSMMPVEHKKEVVKLMEFYDIPLIEDDIHGDLYFGSSRPTNCKTYDESGIVLCCSSVSKTLAPGYRVGWVSPGKFKKQILRNKIYHTLSSPTITHEVVGDFLKNGRYENHLRKIRQILNQNCNNYINTVLESFPEGTKVSQPQGGFFLWIELDKNIDTAAFYHLAMKHNISFAPGRIFSFQDQFSNCMRLSFGLPWSNELRHSIQTLGKLLKT comes from the coding sequence ATGAGAAATTCAAATTACTTGTATCTGCAATTTGCTGACCGTATCGAAAAGCAAATTAAATCCGGCGTTTTATCTGTTGGTGATAAATTGCCGTCTATTCGTGAGGTTTGTGCCGAAACGGGCTACAGCATGAGCACGGTAAGCAAGGCGTATTATGAAGTCGAGAGCAGATCTTTGATTGAATCGAGACCGCAATCTGGTTATTATGTGAGCAATACGTCGGCAAGAATTATAACAGAACCTTCGCCGAGCAGTCCTGCATTAAAATCCTTAAATATTGATCGCGAGGATTTAATTGATCAGGTGTATCGTAATATGACGGATAAAAATATTACGATGCTTTCTTTGGGTTTTCCGGCGAATGAGCTTTTGCCCATTGCGAAATTAAATAAGGGAATTATTCAGGCGACGCGTCAATTACCAAATAGCGGAACGAGTTATGAGGAAGTGCAGGGAAATCTTAATTTAAGGAGAGAAATTGCGCGCTGGTCTTTTACCTGGGGCGGTTCGCTGACGGAAAATGATATTATTACAACTCCGGGTTGTACAAGCGCTATTTCGCATTGTTTGATGACGTTAACGAAACCGGGAGATACTATTATTACAGAAAGTCCGGCGTATTTTGGAATCTTGCAATTGGCAAAATCACTGGGCTTGTATATTATGGAATTACCCACAAATATGACTACGGGAATTGAACTTGATGCTTTAAAAAAGGCGCTTGCTACAAAAAAGGTAAAGCTTTGTTTGCTAATGAGTAATTTTAGTAATCCGTCTGGAAGCATGATGCCTGTTGAACATAAAAAAGAGGTGGTGAAACTGATGGAATTTTACGATATTCCGTTAATCGAAGATGATATTCACGGCGATTTGTACTTTGGCTCAAGCCGACCAACTAACTGCAAAACGTATGATGAAAGCGGGATTGTGCTTTGCTGCAGTTCTGTCTCTAAAACTTTGGCGCCGGGTTATCGCGTTGGCTGGGTTTCTCCGGGGAAATTCAAAAAACAAATCCTTCGAAATAAAATTTATCATACGCTCTCCTCGCCTACTATTACTCACGAAGTTGTGGGCGATTTTTTGAAAAACGGACGTTATGAAAATCATCTTCGAAAAATACGCCAAATCCTGAATCAAAATTGTAATAATTATATTAATACGGTTTTAGAATCGTTTCCGGAAGGAACAAAAGTGAGTCAGCCTCAAGGCGGTTTTTTTCTTTGGATTGAATTAGATAAAAATATCGATACGGCGGCTTTTTATCATTTGGCGATGAAACATAATATCAGTTTTGCGCCGGGAAGAATTTTCTCTTTTCAGGATCAGTTTTCAAATTGCATGCGACTGAGTTTTGGTTTGCCGTGGTCTAATGAATTGCGGCATTCGATACAAACGTTGGGGAAATTGCTTAAAACGTAG
- a CDS encoding EamA family transporter produces MKTTKYYIAAITCFVIWGFFSLVLKPIHEYPSLDILFFRVFSCSILMLLIAFAFKRKKLKETVQIFKALPTAEKRKAILLNIGGSVFLMANWFTFIYVMNHISVKATSLAYLVCPILTTLLAYFILHEKLSKTQWIAVGLSISGCLLLSYADIMDMVFSIIIGSTYACYLVSQRVNKGFDKFIILTFHITLAALILLPFYPAYSGPVPTAFKFYFCIETIAILFTIFPLFLNLYALSGINSSTVGMLLNINPMIAFGLATFVYHENITVLQITAYGIIFMAVIVFNSHHIFALKQRYTPVSKNI; encoded by the coding sequence GTGAAAACAACAAAATACTACATAGCTGCCATTACCTGTTTTGTAATCTGGGGATTTTTTAGTTTGGTTTTAAAACCAATACATGAATATCCTTCCTTGGATATTTTATTCTTTCGTGTTTTTAGCTGTAGTATTTTAATGTTACTGATTGCTTTTGCATTTAAAAGAAAAAAGCTAAAAGAAACAGTTCAAATATTTAAAGCTTTACCAACAGCCGAAAAACGAAAAGCCATTTTATTAAACATTGGCGGAAGCGTTTTTTTAATGGCAAACTGGTTTACATTTATATACGTAATGAACCATATTAGCGTAAAAGCAACATCGCTTGCCTATTTGGTTTGCCCAATTTTAACCACATTACTGGCTTATTTTATCCTGCACGAAAAACTAAGCAAAACCCAATGGATCGCAGTCGGATTAAGTATTTCTGGCTGTTTGCTTTTATCGTATGCCGATATTATGGATATGGTTTTCAGCATTATAATTGGGTCTACATACGCCTGTTATTTAGTAAGTCAGCGCGTGAATAAAGGTTTTGATAAATTTATAATCCTAACATTTCATATCACATTGGCGGCGCTGATTTTATTGCCTTTTTATCCGGCATACAGCGGTCCGGTTCCAACAGCGTTTAAGTTCTATTTCTGTATCGAAACCATTGCCATTTTGTTTACCATATTCCCGTTGTTTCTTAATTTATATGCACTTTCCGGCATCAATTCATCAACAGTTGGCATGTTATTGAACATAAACCCAATGATCGCCTTTGGATTAGCGACTTTTGTTTATCACGAAAATATAACCGTATTACAAATCACAGCTTACGGCATCATTTTTATGGCTGTTATAGTATTTAACTCGCACCATATTTTTGCATTAAAACAGCGATATACACCAGTTTCAAAAAACATTTAA
- a CDS encoding acyl-CoA dehydrogenase yields the protein MKNTKLQAFIPLFYLVWSDDLLTQKEFTTIQEFINTLTWLSPEEKQQLLSKLDISNPPARNELSQWKLDIEKSIKDKSSIKSIFDIAEALSEKDVDISNLKPEFLKLENDLGVLGEEVIENFKTKADSFTANSQTTSNFDIQKITELLDGKQAPIIKKVKAVISKPEFAYETSTDINVYRQTVYNWCKILAEENLGNMAYPKQYGGGENIADYFAIMETLSYHDLSLVIKFGVQFGLWGMSVQSLGTEKHYAKYLKDIGSLKLPGCFAMTETHHGSNVKGLETTATYNHNDQTFTIHTPNKNAQKEYIGNAAVHGQMATVFAKLIINDHDYGVNAFVVPLRDTNGNTVNGVTIGDCGHKMGLNGVDNGTISFDNVVIPKENMLDRFASVNDKGEFESPIPSDNRRFFTMLGTLVGGRIGIPRSALAAAKSGLTIAIRYSDQRRQFGPEGGSEVPILNYRMHQRRLLPHLAKTYAVHFALQYLTNRFLNKTEAEMQEIEALAAGMKSYSTWSTRDILQECREACGGKGYLSENRIDALKNDTEIYTTFEGDNTVLMQLVAKNRLSEFRKAFGEMGSLGIINYVYENAKVAISEKNPIATRRTDDEHLLDSEFHLQAFIHREKTILASAARRIKKLVDGGLEAYDAFNVVQHQMIDVAQAYLERVVLEQFLEAIKTVEDENSKEILTKLYQLYALSQIEKNKAWYLEDGYMEAVKTKAIRKIVNQLCWDIRPDAVALVNAFDIPESCLAAPIAVN from the coding sequence ATGAAAAATACCAAATTACAAGCCTTCATTCCGTTATTTTATTTAGTATGGTCAGACGATCTTTTAACCCAAAAAGAATTCACGACCATTCAGGAATTTATAAATACATTAACCTGGCTTTCGCCCGAAGAAAAACAACAGCTGCTTTCTAAATTAGATATTTCAAATCCGCCTGCGAGAAATGAACTTTCACAATGGAAATTGGATATTGAAAAAAGCATCAAAGATAAATCATCCATAAAATCGATTTTTGATATTGCAGAAGCACTTTCAGAAAAAGACGTAGATATTTCGAACCTAAAACCGGAATTTTTAAAACTCGAAAATGATCTGGGCGTTTTAGGCGAAGAAGTAATTGAGAACTTTAAAACAAAAGCCGATTCTTTTACCGCCAATTCTCAAACAACAAGTAATTTTGATATTCAAAAAATAACAGAACTTCTTGACGGTAAGCAAGCTCCGATTATCAAAAAAGTAAAAGCGGTTATTTCTAAACCCGAATTTGCTTATGAAACTTCAACAGATATTAATGTATATCGCCAAACCGTTTATAACTGGTGTAAAATTCTCGCCGAAGAAAATCTCGGAAATATGGCATATCCAAAACAATATGGCGGCGGCGAAAATATAGCCGATTATTTTGCGATTATGGAAACCCTGAGTTATCACGATTTAAGTTTGGTGATAAAATTTGGCGTTCAGTTTGGATTGTGGGGAATGAGCGTACAATCGTTAGGAACAGAAAAACATTATGCTAAATATTTAAAAGATATAGGTTCGCTAAAATTACCCGGATGTTTCGCCATGACAGAGACACATCACGGATCGAACGTAAAAGGTTTAGAAACTACGGCAACTTACAATCATAACGATCAAACGTTTACGATTCATACACCAAATAAAAACGCCCAAAAAGAATATATTGGTAATGCGGCCGTTCACGGACAAATGGCGACCGTTTTTGCTAAATTAATTATTAACGATCACGATTATGGCGTAAATGCTTTTGTGGTTCCGTTACGAGATACAAACGGAAATACCGTAAATGGCGTTACCATTGGCGATTGCGGTCATAAAATGGGCTTAAATGGTGTTGATAACGGAACTATTTCATTTGATAATGTTGTGATTCCGAAAGAAAATATGTTGGATCGTTTTGCTTCTGTAAATGATAAAGGCGAATTTGAAAGCCCGATTCCGAGTGATAACAGACGTTTTTTCACAATGTTAGGTACTTTGGTTGGTGGTCGAATCGGGATTCCGCGTTCAGCATTGGCAGCAGCAAAATCAGGATTAACAATTGCCATTCGATACAGTGATCAACGTAGACAATTTGGTCCTGAAGGCGGATCTGAAGTTCCAATTTTGAATTACAGAATGCACCAACGCAGATTGCTTCCGCATTTAGCGAAAACCTATGCCGTTCACTTTGCATTACAATATCTTACGAATCGTTTTCTAAACAAAACCGAAGCCGAAATGCAGGAAATTGAAGCCCTTGCAGCCGGAATGAAATCATATTCGACCTGGAGTACACGAGATATTTTACAGGAATGCCGCGAAGCTTGTGGCGGAAAAGGATATTTATCTGAAAACAGAATCGATGCGTTAAAAAACGACACCGAAATTTATACCACTTTTGAAGGCGATAATACCGTTTTGATGCAATTGGTTGCTAAAAACCGTTTATCAGAATTTAGAAAAGCATTTGGTGAAATGGGTTCTTTGGGAATCATTAATTATGTATATGAAAATGCAAAAGTGGCTATTTCTGAGAAAAACCCAATTGCAACCCGAAGAACAGATGACGAACATTTATTAGATTCTGAATTTCATTTGCAGGCTTTTATTCACAGAGAAAAAACAATTTTGGCATCGGCAGCGCGACGTATTAAAAAATTGGTTGATGGCGGTTTAGAAGCTTACGATGCTTTTAATGTTGTTCAGCATCAAATGATTGATGTCGCTCAGGCGTATTTAGAAAGAGTCGTTTTAGAACAATTTCTGGAAGCTATAAAAACAGTTGAAGACGAGAATTCAAAAGAAATTTTGACAAAATTATATCAATTATACGCACTTTCGCAGATCGAAAAAAACAAAGCTTGGTATCTTGAAGATGGTTATATGGAAGCTGTAAAAACAAAAGCAATCCGTAAAATCGTAAATCAGCTTTGTTGGGATATTCGTCCCGATGCAGTTGCATTGGTAAATGCTTTTGATATTCCGGAGAGTTGTTTGGCTGCGCCAATTGCTGTTAATTAA
- a CDS encoding 5-carboxymethyl-2-hydroxymuconate Delta-isomerase, translating to MPHFVIDCSENVIRLKSADEIMQVVFDAALSTDLFIASEVKVRINPFSYYNNGNTLDDFIHVFSYIMEGRNTDQKAKLSKAIVTKLNEILPEVPVISINIKDFEKASYFNKTMV from the coding sequence ATGCCACATTTTGTTATTGATTGTTCTGAAAATGTAATCCGATTAAAATCTGCAGATGAAATTATGCAGGTTGTTTTTGATGCTGCTTTATCTACGGATCTTTTTATTGCTTCTGAAGTTAAAGTTAGAATTAATCCTTTTTCCTATTATAATAACGGAAATACGTTAGACGATTTTATTCATGTTTTCAGTTACATTATGGAAGGTCGAAATACGGATCAAAAAGCGAAATTATCAAAAGCTATTGTTACAAAATTAAATGAAATTCTTCCCGAAGTTCCTGTGATTTCTATCAATATCAAGGATTTTGAAAAAGCCAGTTATTTTAATAAAACTATGGTTTAA
- a CDS encoding DUF6377 domain-containing protein: MKNYWLFFVLNLLSCPIYASDSTDTILKKLNDALRNKQRYVELKEERILNFKKIKSADLTKEQEYNYNKTLYTEYQKFNSDSAIFYVKKNLKIANELQNKDFLDLANLQLVTLYSSSGKYRESEAILKSINKKALSKTLLPTYYVAYREFFEHYAANSYDIKYIQQIRKYRDSLLMVLDPNTLNYQINKIQQKMSQKKLDISQKELLDLLKNTKEDNPQYAMITYLLGSIYERTHQLELRKKYYALSATSDIKNATKDNASLQELALVFYEIGDVDMAYKLTQSAIEDALYCNVQFRTLLMSEVYSIINTVYLEREAKRKTELQLYLLCISLLSVFLIVAVIYVYKQMKKVSRIRGELYETSQKLAELNKDITETNNQLQERNSQLSESNHVKEEYIAHFFNLCSAYINKLENYRIILNKKATAKQFDEIYKMLKSTTLVDNELEELYKNFDIIFLNLYPTFVKDFNDLLIKEEQIVLKQGELLNTELRIFALIRLGITDSVKIAAFLRYSLSTIYNYRTRARNKAAVSRNDFEEMVMKIGLISLKV, from the coding sequence TTGAAAAATTATTGGCTGTTTTTTGTTTTGAATCTTCTAAGTTGCCCAATTTACGCATCAGATAGTACAGATACTATTTTGAAGAAGCTAAACGATGCACTAAGAAATAAGCAGCGATATGTAGAACTGAAAGAAGAACGCATTTTGAATTTCAAAAAAATAAAATCGGCAGATTTAACAAAAGAACAGGAATACAATTACAACAAAACCTTATATACAGAATATCAAAAATTCAATTCAGATTCGGCAATTTTTTATGTGAAAAAGAACCTTAAAATTGCCAATGAACTTCAAAATAAAGATTTTTTAGATTTAGCCAATCTTCAATTGGTAACGCTTTATTCTTCTTCGGGAAAATATCGCGAATCTGAAGCCATTTTAAAAAGCATCAACAAAAAAGCATTATCAAAAACACTGCTTCCGACTTATTATGTTGCCTATCGCGAATTTTTTGAACATTATGCGGCGAATAGTTACGATATAAAATACATACAGCAAATACGAAAATACCGTGATTCGCTTTTGATGGTTTTAGATCCGAATACTTTAAACTATCAAATCAATAAAATTCAGCAGAAAATGTCTCAGAAAAAGTTAGATATTTCTCAAAAAGAATTGCTTGATTTATTGAAAAACACCAAAGAAGATAATCCGCAATATGCGATGATTACCTATCTTTTAGGAAGTATTTACGAGCGAACACATCAATTAGAATTACGAAAAAAATATTACGCACTTTCTGCTACTTCAGATATAAAAAATGCAACCAAAGACAATGCTTCACTCCAGGAACTGGCATTGGTTTTTTATGAAATTGGCGATGTCGATATGGCATACAAACTCACACAATCGGCAATTGAAGATGCTTTGTATTGCAATGTACAATTTCGTACCCTTTTAATGTCAGAAGTATATTCGATTATCAATACCGTTTATTTAGAACGGGAAGCCAAACGAAAAACAGAACTTCAATTGTATCTTTTATGCATTAGTTTGTTATCGGTATTTTTAATTGTAGCCGTAATTTACGTTTACAAACAAATGAAAAAAGTGTCAAGAATTCGTGGAGAATTATATGAAACCAGCCAAAAATTAGCAGAATTAAACAAAGATATTACCGAGACCAATAATCAGTTGCAGGAACGTAATTCGCAATTATCAGAATCCAATCACGTTAAGGAAGAATATATTGCTCATTTTTTCAATCTCTGTTCAGCTTACATCAATAAATTAGAAAACTATCGCATTATTTTAAATAAAAAAGCGACAGCGAAACAGTTTGATGAAATTTATAAAATGCTCAAATCAACAACTTTGGTTGATAACGAATTGGAAGAATTGTATAAAAACTTCGATATTATATTTCTGAATTTATATCCAACATTTGTAAAAGACTTTAATGATTTGCTTATAAAAGAGGAACAAATCGTGTTGAAACAAGGCGAATTATTAAATACGGAGCTTCGTATTTTTGCTTTAATTAGACTGGGAATTACCGACAGCGTAAAAATTGCAGCTTTTCTTCGTTACTCGTTAAGCACTATTTACAACTATAGAACAAGAGCTCGAAATAAAGCCGCAGTTTCGAGAAATGATTTTGAAGAAATGGTCATGAAAATTGGTTTAATTTCCTTGAAAGTATAA
- a CDS encoding glycoside hydrolase family 3 C-terminal domain-containing protein: MFKNVKTIVVLLLLTSIGMNAQNKVPVYLDDKKPIDERVEDALSKMTTEEKIAIIHAQSKFSSPGVKRLGIPENWMTDGPHGIRTEVLWDEWDQAGWTNDSCIAFPALTALSATWNKELASLYGKSIGEEARYRNKNVLLGPGVNIYRTPLNGRNFEYMGEDPFLTSKMVVPYIKGVQSNGVAACVKHFALNNQETNRNAVNVIVDDRALYEIYLPAFKAAVQEGDAWAIMGSYNKYKGQHCCHNEYLLNDILRGEWGFKGVVVSDWGGVHDTKQAIHNGLDMEFGSWTNGLSWGTSNAYDNYYLAKPYSEMIKKGEVGTKELDGKVRRVLRLSFLTTMNKNRPFGSFGTEEHAKAGLKIAEEGIVLLQNNNNILPIDLSKTKKIAVIGENAIKMMTVGGGSSSLKARYEITPLEGLKKRIGNQAQIVYARGYVGDPTSNYNGVVAKVSLEEKRSPAELTAEALKVAKDADIVIFIGGLNKAPNQDDEGHDRKGLELSYGQDKLISELAKVNKNIVFVNISGNAVAMPWVKEVPGIVQGWFLGTEAGNALAAVLVGDVNPSGKLTFTFPVKLSDNGAHALGEFPGGDEVTYKESIFVGYRYADKQKAKPLFSFGHGLSYTTFEYGKVTADKKQMAAGDQITFSVKVKNTGNREGSEIAQLYISDLKSSLPRPIKELKGFEKVSLKAGEEKTVTFTIDKTALSFFDDKKHDWVAEPGAFEAIVGASSTDIKSKVGFSLQ; the protein is encoded by the coding sequence ATGTTTAAAAACGTTAAAACAATTGTTGTTTTACTATTGTTGACTTCAATTGGGATGAATGCCCAAAACAAAGTTCCGGTTTATCTTGATGATAAAAAACCAATTGACGAACGTGTAGAAGATGCACTTTCGAAAATGACTACTGAGGAAAAAATCGCCATAATCCATGCGCAATCTAAATTTAGTTCTCCCGGTGTAAAACGCCTGGGAATTCCTGAAAACTGGATGACTGATGGTCCACACGGAATTCGTACCGAAGTTTTGTGGGACGAATGGGATCAGGCGGGCTGGACAAATGATTCTTGTATTGCTTTTCCTGCACTTACCGCACTTTCTGCAACCTGGAACAAAGAATTAGCATCATTATATGGAAAATCAATTGGCGAAGAAGCGCGTTATCGTAATAAAAATGTATTATTAGGACCGGGAGTTAATATCTACAGAACGCCATTAAACGGTCGTAATTTCGAATATATGGGCGAAGATCCTTTTCTGACTTCAAAAATGGTTGTTCCTTATATTAAAGGAGTTCAGTCGAATGGAGTTGCTGCCTGTGTAAAACATTTTGCCTTAAACAATCAGGAAACTAATCGTAACGCTGTAAACGTAATTGTTGATGATCGTGCTTTGTACGAGATTTATCTTCCGGCGTTTAAAGCTGCTGTGCAAGAAGGTGATGCGTGGGCAATTATGGGTTCTTACAATAAATATAAAGGACAGCATTGTTGTCACAATGAATATTTACTAAACGATATTCTTCGTGGAGAATGGGGTTTTAAAGGTGTTGTAGTTTCAGATTGGGGCGGAGTTCATGATACAAAACAAGCGATTCATAATGGTTTGGATATGGAATTTGGTTCCTGGACAAACGGACTTTCATGGGGAACAAGTAATGCGTATGACAACTATTATTTGGCAAAACCATATTCTGAAATGATTAAAAAAGGAGAAGTTGGCACAAAAGAGTTAGATGGAAAAGTACGTCGTGTTTTACGTTTGTCTTTTTTAACAACGATGAATAAAAACAGACCTTTTGGATCTTTTGGAACTGAAGAACACGCAAAAGCAGGTTTAAAAATTGCCGAAGAAGGAATTGTGTTGCTTCAAAATAACAATAATATTTTACCAATAGATCTTTCTAAAACTAAAAAAATCGCTGTTATTGGTGAAAATGCCATTAAAATGATGACAGTTGGTGGCGGAAGTTCTTCACTAAAAGCAAGATATGAAATTACACCGCTTGAAGGATTAAAGAAAAGAATTGGCAATCAGGCTCAAATTGTTTACGCCCGCGGTTATGTAGGCGATCCTACAAGTAATTATAACGGCGTTGTGGCAAAAGTTAGTTTAGAAGAAAAACGTTCTCCGGCTGAATTAACTGCCGAAGCTTTAAAAGTGGCCAAAGATGCTGATATTGTTATTTTTATTGGCGGTTTAAATAAAGCTCCAAATCAGGATGATGAAGGACACGATCGTAAAGGATTAGAACTTTCATACGGTCAGGATAAATTAATTTCTGAATTGGCGAAAGTAAACAAAAATATAGTATTTGTAAATATCTCAGGAAACGCTGTGGCTATGCCGTGGGTAAAAGAAGTTCCGGGAATTGTACAAGGCTGGTTTCTAGGTACAGAAGCCGGAAATGCTTTGGCAGCGGTTTTGGTTGGAGACGTGAATCCATCAGGAAAACTGACTTTTACTTTCCCTGTAAAATTATCAGATAATGGCGCGCATGCTTTAGGAGAATTTCCGGGCGGAGACGAAGTTACTTATAAAGAAAGCATTTTTGTAGGATATCGTTATGCAGATAAACAAAAAGCAAAACCATTATTTTCTTTCGGTCACGGATTAAGTTACACGACTTTTGAATACGGAAAAGTAACGGCTGATAAAAAACAAATGGCTGCCGGAGATCAAATTACATTTTCTGTAAAAGTAAAAAATACAGGAAACAGAGAAGGTTCAGAGATTGCTCAATTATATATCAGCGATTTAAAATCGTCATTGCCACGTCCGATAAAAGAATTAAAAGGATTTGAGAAAGTTTCGCTTAAAGCGGGAGAAGAAAAAACAGTGACTTTTACAATTGATAAAACAGCATTAAGCTTTTTTGATGATAAAAAACACGACTGGGTTGCAGAACCGGGCGCTTTTGAAGCAATCGTTGGTGCATCTTCAACAGATATAAAATCTAAAGTGGGATTCTCACTTCAATAA
- a CDS encoding DUF1349 domain-containing protein: protein MKQIVLSIMVLFLAQNLSAQSLNKMQWFNEPEKWEIKNNALIMNVTANSDYWRISHYGFTVDDAPFYYATYGGEFEAKVKLTGNYIARFDQMGLMLRIDEKNYIKTGVEFVDGKFNISTVVTHDKSDWSVTTLEKAPPFVWIKVVRRLDAVEVFYSFDDKNYILTRNAPLQDNTPVMVGLMAASPDGKGFEAKFENFKVTHLPDQRRLEWLKNHQE from the coding sequence ATGAAACAAATTGTATTAAGCATAATGGTTTTATTTTTAGCGCAAAACCTTTCGGCGCAAAGCCTTAACAAAATGCAATGGTTTAATGAACCTGAAAAATGGGAAATTAAAAACAATGCTTTAATCATGAATGTAACGGCAAATAGTGATTATTGGCGTATTTCGCATTACGGATTCACCGTAGATGACGCTCCGTTTTATTACGCAACTTATGGCGGAGAATTTGAAGCCAAAGTAAAATTAACCGGAAATTATATTGCACGTTTTGACCAAATGGGATTAATGCTTCGTATTGATGAGAAAAACTACATCAAAACCGGAGTTGAATTTGTTGACGGAAAATTCAATATCAGCACGGTTGTAACGCATGATAAAAGCGATTGGAGCGTGACAACTTTAGAAAAAGCACCGCCATTTGTATGGATAAAAGTGGTGAGAAGATTAGATGCCGTAGAAGTATTTTATTCTTTTGATGATAAAAATTATATTCTGACGAGAAATGCGCCTTTACAGGATAACACGCCGGTAATGGTTGGTTTAATGGCCGCTTCACCGGACGGAAAAGGTTTTGAAGCTAAATTCGAAAACTTTAAAGTAACCCATTTACCAGATCAACGCAGGTTAGAATGGCTGAAAAATCATCAGGAGTAA